GCCGCTAAAAGGAAGCCAATGCCAAGACCGGTGGAAAAAGCGAGCACACTGGCAATAATGGCACCAGACAGCACCGGCGCATCCTCCCTGCATCTTCATGATTGAAGTGATGCACAATAGGATGCGCGGACATCTTGAAAATCATGTATTTGGAGGATAATCCGTGAAGAATGGACTACGTTTCTTAAAATTATTAATGGAACGCATGAGCCGAGACGATATGACGTCGTATGCAGCAGCCCTGGCGTATAAATTTTTGTTTGCGCTCTTTCCCTTGGTCCTGTTTTTAACAGCACTTTTAGGATTTATGCATTTACCGACAACCATTACCGACATCGTAGGCCCTTTGAGTACTCTGGTGCCAGAATCAGTTTTAAGTTTGTTACGCAGCGCCATCGCCGTGGCCATTCACCACGAAAATCCCACGGTACTGTCATTAGGTATTGTGGGGTTTGTATGGGGCATGTCGGGCGCTTTTATGGAACTCATTGATGCCTTTAATCATGCGTATGAATTGACCTATCCCTTCAAACGCGGCACTATTAAGCGGTATCTTTTAGCCGCAGGAACCGGAATTATCTTTGGTCTTCTTTTCGTTGCGACGCTTTTAGTAGCCACCGGGGGTACACTGTTTACCCACTGGTTACTCAATTCCGTGCTCCATTGGCCCATCGATCACGTTGCATCGTTCTTTCTGCATTGGTTCATGTTGCTCATTCTCTTAGTGTTTAGTCTTGATATGTTATATACCATTTTGCCTGATCTCCATGTTCCCTTTAAGTTTATGAGTCCCGGGACCATCTTAGCTACCACCGTCTTTATTGTGCTCGCCTGGGGCTTCTCCCTTTATACCAGCCATTTTGATTCTTACAATAAAATGTATGGGAGCTTGGGCACCGTCATTTTACTGCTTCTCTATCTGTATTTGTTTGCCTTAGCCATATTACTCGGAGCAGAAGTGAATGCTCTTTTATATCATCAGCACCACAAATTTTCTCAGAAAAAGTGAATCAGCACTGCTAAAATTAACCCCACTAGTCCACCCACAATAGCCCCATTGACACGAATCCATTGAAGGTCCCGGCCAACATACCATTCGAGTTTATCAATCCATTCTCGTTCGTCCATTTGATTGAGATTATCGCGAACGAGTCGGCCGATTACGGGATGATAACGTCGCAGGAGGGATACGGTTAGGCGTTTAATCATATTTTCCAGTTGTGCTTGCTGTTCGGGATACGTACGCAATACATCAGCAATTTCATGCGAAAAATGACCGACACCTTCCCAGGTTTGCGCATCATGCAGATGAGTTCGCACCTCCGTCATCAACCAATTCACGGCGCGGTCCCATGGCATATGACGGGCGAGGTCATTTTTAGCGGTTTCAATCCTTAACCGGAGATCATGATCATCGCGTACCGTAATCATAATGCGCACAATGGCTAACTCAAATTGCTCAAATGCCTTTTCAGATTTTAACCAGTCAATTAGTTGTGTTTTAACGGTCACACTCAGATCTTTATAATCAACAGTCCCCAAAGATTCTAAGAGACCCAACACCAGTTTTTGCGTCGTTGTCTTAGTATATTTTTCCAGCATATCCTTTAGCCGATTTTCCATATCCTCGGTAAATTCCACACTATTTAATACATCGACAACATGGCGTGCTAAAAAGTTAAACAGAGCCCGGTCATTTTCCGATTGCACTAACCATTTGATGAAGCGCACAATATAATCAGAAACTTGTAAGTCCTCAATTTTTTTGCTACTAAAAGATTTCAAATAGGCAGCAATCCGGTCTTCAGGGATGAAGTCCATTATTTGATTCAGTGTTTCGGTAATTTGCTGCTGAGCGACAGGACTCAACGGTTTATCCAAAAACTCGACGATTTTTCTTCCAATCTGCAGTTTCTCAATATTCGCTTCAATAAATGAGACAGACAATAATTCTGTCTCCACTAATGTCGAAATAGCATCCACAATCCGGTCCCGGTTGGCGGAAATAATTGAGGTATGCGGCAGCCATTTAATTCCTAG
The Sulfobacillus thermosulfidooxidans DNA segment above includes these coding regions:
- a CDS encoding YihY/virulence factor BrkB family protein, encoding MKNGLRFLKLLMERMSRDDMTSYAAALAYKFLFALFPLVLFLTALLGFMHLPTTITDIVGPLSTLVPESVLSLLRSAIAVAIHHENPTVLSLGIVGFVWGMSGAFMELIDAFNHAYELTYPFKRGTIKRYLLAAGTGIIFGLLFVATLLVATGGTLFTHWLLNSVLHWPIDHVASFFLHWFMLLILLVFSLDMLYTILPDLHVPFKFMSPGTILATTVFIVLAWGFSLYTSHFDSYNKMYGSLGTVILLLLYLYLFALAILLGAEVNALLYHQHHKFSQKK
- a CDS encoding DUF445 domain-containing protein; protein product: MQRRWANITLGIALALFLIALAFHRQFWAPYLESMALAGLAGGVADWYAVTALFRHPLGIKWLPHTSIISANRDRIVDAISTLVETELLSVSFIEANIEKLQIGRKIVEFLDKPLSPVAQQQITETLNQIMDFIPEDRIAAYLKSFSSKKIEDLQVSDYIVRFIKWLVQSENDRALFNFLARHVVDVLNSVEFTEDMENRLKDMLEKYTKTTTQKLVLGLLESLGTVDYKDLSVTVKTQLIDWLKSEKAFEQFELAIVRIMITVRDDHDLRLRIETAKNDLARHMPWDRAVNWLMTEVRTHLHDAQTWEGVGHFSHEIADVLRTYPEQQAQLENMIKRLTVSLLRRYHPVIGRLVRDNLNQMDEREWIDKLEWYVGRDLQWIRVNGAIVGGLVGLILAVLIHFF